The Cellulomonas sp. P24 genome contains a region encoding:
- the galT gene encoding galactose-1-phosphate uridylyltransferase → MVTSTAPRVRRTSTTLADGRELLYFDDSEPYVSGAATRRLDDPRPLPDRFAPVTGPDGIERPVSGPEMRYDVLTGEWVPMAAHRMNRTFLPPADANPLAPAKPGAAYSDGEIPAEDYDVVVFENRFPSLLTVPGVTDQVSPLDGEELYPVRPAVGRCEVICFSSDSTASLASVTPGRMRTVIEAWADRTTALGALDGVEQVFCFENRGKEIGVTLHHPHGQIYAYPYLTPRTATMLRQARAHRERTGRNLLRDVLDAELRAGVRIVLESAHWVAYVPAAARWPVEVHLAPRRDVPDLPALTDDERADLATTYLTLLQRLDRFFVDPDGAPVPLPYIAAWHQAPVRDGRDDLRLHLQLFSVLRAPGKLKYLAGSESAMGAWISDTTPERIAARLQELAR, encoded by the coding sequence ATCGTGACCAGCACCGCCCCACGGGTTCGGCGCACATCGACCACCTTGGCCGACGGGCGTGAGCTCCTGTACTTCGACGACTCCGAGCCGTACGTCTCCGGGGCCGCGACCCGTCGGCTGGACGACCCGCGACCGCTGCCGGACCGGTTCGCGCCGGTCACGGGCCCGGACGGGATCGAACGGCCCGTCAGCGGGCCCGAGATGCGCTACGACGTCCTCACCGGCGAGTGGGTACCGATGGCCGCGCACCGGATGAACCGGACGTTCCTGCCGCCCGCCGACGCGAACCCGCTCGCACCGGCCAAGCCCGGTGCGGCGTACTCCGACGGCGAGATCCCGGCTGAGGACTACGACGTCGTCGTCTTCGAGAACCGCTTCCCGTCGCTGCTGACCGTGCCCGGGGTGACCGACCAGGTCAGCCCGCTGGACGGCGAGGAGCTCTACCCGGTGCGCCCCGCCGTCGGTCGCTGCGAGGTCATCTGCTTCTCGAGCGACTCGACGGCGAGCCTGGCCTCGGTGACGCCGGGCCGCATGCGCACCGTGATCGAGGCCTGGGCCGACCGCACCACTGCGCTCGGTGCCCTCGACGGCGTCGAGCAGGTGTTCTGCTTCGAGAACCGGGGCAAGGAGATCGGTGTCACGTTGCACCACCCGCACGGGCAGATCTACGCCTACCCGTACCTGACGCCGCGCACCGCCACGATGCTGCGCCAGGCCCGGGCGCACCGCGAGCGCACCGGACGCAACCTGCTGCGGGACGTCCTCGACGCCGAGCTTCGCGCCGGGGTGCGGATCGTCCTGGAGTCCGCGCACTGGGTCGCGTACGTGCCGGCGGCCGCACGGTGGCCCGTCGAGGTGCACCTCGCGCCGCGCCGCGACGTCCCGGACCTCCCCGCCCTGACCGACGACGAGCGGGCCGACCTCGCGACCACCTACCTGACGCTGCTGCAGCGGCTCGACCGGTTCTTCGTCGACCCCGACGGCGCCCCGGTGCCCCTCCCCTACATCGCCGCGTGGCACCAGGCACCTGTGCGTGACGGCCGCGACGACCTGCGCCTGCACCTCCAGCTGTTCTCCGTGCTCCGCGCCCCCGGCAAGCTCAAGTACCTCGCAGGATCGGAGTCGGCGATGGGCGCCTGGATCAGCGACACCACCCCGGAACGGATCGCCGCGCGGCTTCAGGAGCTCGCCCGATGA
- a CDS encoding DeoR/GlpR family DNA-binding transcription regulator gives MGARRRARRQATTGAAEHCRVVSAEGARRQRQAVDRARVVKHVRICWFMGNTVRMLAEQRQDQIVAMVRAHGAVRVADLVERFGVSDMTVRRDIGELAQAGLLRRVHGGAVSPTENARASDEPGFEAKRAWAATEKQAIARAALALVEPHEAIALSAGTTTHLLAALIAETPTLRPLTVVTNSLPVAETLHRAPGVGLDVVLTGGTRTPSDALVGPLAVAALGSLRVDRLFLGVHGLDASGLTTPNLLESETDRALIASAAEVVVLADHGKWGVVGLSRIAPLDTVDVLVTDDALPEDARGVLRNDVGRIVLAHPEGAAS, from the coding sequence GCGAGGCGGCAACGGCAGGCGGTCGACCGCGCCCGCGTCGTCAAGCATGTGCGAATTTGTTGGTTCATGGGCAATACTGTTCGCATGCTTGCGGAGCAGCGCCAGGACCAGATCGTCGCGATGGTGCGCGCGCACGGCGCGGTCCGGGTCGCGGACCTGGTCGAGCGCTTCGGCGTCTCGGACATGACGGTCCGCCGGGACATCGGCGAGCTGGCCCAGGCCGGGCTGCTGCGGCGTGTGCACGGTGGCGCGGTGAGCCCGACCGAGAACGCGCGGGCGAGCGACGAGCCCGGCTTCGAGGCCAAGCGCGCCTGGGCCGCCACGGAGAAACAGGCGATCGCGCGCGCCGCCCTCGCCCTCGTCGAGCCGCACGAGGCGATCGCGCTCTCTGCCGGGACCACCACCCACCTGCTCGCTGCACTGATCGCAGAGACCCCGACGCTGCGCCCGCTCACCGTCGTGACGAACTCGCTGCCCGTCGCGGAGACGCTGCACCGCGCGCCGGGCGTCGGCCTCGACGTCGTGCTGACGGGCGGTACCCGCACACCGTCCGACGCCCTCGTCGGCCCGCTCGCGGTCGCGGCGCTCGGCTCTCTGCGCGTCGACCGCCTGTTCCTCGGCGTCCACGGCCTCGACGCCTCGGGCCTGACCACACCGAACCTCCTGGAGTCGGAGACCGACCGCGCGCTCATCGCGAGCGCCGCGGAGGTCGTCGTCCTCGCCGACCACGGCAAGTGGGGCGTCGTCGGTCTCAGCCGCATCGCCCCGCTCGACACCGTCGACGTCCTCGTCACCGACGACGCACTACCCGAGGACGCCCGCGGCGTCCTGCGCAACGACGTCGGCCGCATCGTCCTCGCCCACCCCGAAGGAGCAGCATCGTGA